In Nomascus leucogenys isolate Asia chromosome 8, Asia_NLE_v1, whole genome shotgun sequence, a single genomic region encodes these proteins:
- the FAM163B gene encoding protein FAM163B, giving the protein MTAGTVVITGGILATVILLCIIAVLCYCRLQYYCCKKDESEEDEEEPDFAVHSHLPPLHSNRNLVLTNGPALYPTASTSFSQKSPQARALCRSCSHCEPPTFFLQEPPEEEEDVLNGGEHVLYRSVSQEDVELPPGDFGGLQALNPNRLSAMREAFARSRSISTDV; this is encoded by the exons ATGACAGCCGGGACCGTGGTCATCACCGGGGGCATCTTGGCGACTGTGATTCTGCTCTGCATCATCGCTGTTCTGTGCTACTGCCGGCTCCAG TACTACTGCTGCAAGAAGGACGAGTccgaggaggacgaggaggagccAGACTTCGCCGTTCACTCGCACCTGCCCCCGCTGCACTCCAACCGCAACCTGGTGCTGACCAACGGGCCGGCGCTCTACCCCACCGCCTCCACCTCCTTCAGCCAGAAGTCCCCGCAGGCCCGCGCCCTCTGCCGCAGCTGCTCCCACTGCGAGCCCCCGACCTTCTTCCTGCAGGAGCCGCCGGAGGAGGAAGAGGACGTGCTGAACGGCGGGGAGCACGTGCTCTACAGGAGCGTGAGCCAGGAGGACGTGGAGCTGCCCCCGGGGGACTTCGGGGGCCTGCAAGCGCTCAACCCCAACCGCCTCTCAGCCATGCGGGAGGCCTTCGCCAGGAGCCGCAGCATCAGCACCGACGTGTGA